A single Arachidicoccus sp. BS20 DNA region contains:
- a CDS encoding PfkB family carbohydrate kinase produces the protein MALTIVGTMAFDAIETPFAKTDKTIGGSATYGAFAASNFTNNINQVSIVGYDFPTEVLTELNNLGIHTEGVEIVKDKLSFFWSGRYHLDMNSRDTLITDLNVLADFNPVLPESYQNTDYLFLGNVAPAIQKSVIQQLKQRPKLILLDTMNFWMEIALHDLLEVLTMIDILVINDGEARQLANEYSLVKAAKKILTMGPKYLVIKKGEHGALLFYDKEVFFAPALPLEDVFDPTGAGDAFAGGFIGHLAKTDDISFESMKTAIIMGSVTASFCVEKLGTERLRSITKQDIETRMKEFVGLTKFSVY, from the coding sequence ATGGCATTAACAATTGTCGGCACAATGGCTTTCGACGCAATCGAAACTCCGTTTGCCAAAACTGATAAAACCATTGGCGGCTCTGCCACATACGGTGCGTTTGCTGCAAGCAATTTTACCAACAATATTAACCAGGTATCAATTGTCGGCTACGATTTTCCGACGGAAGTATTAACTGAATTGAACAATTTAGGCATCCACACCGAAGGCGTTGAGATAGTAAAAGACAAACTTTCTTTTTTCTGGAGCGGGAGATATCATCTTGATATGAACTCACGCGATACTTTGATTACAGACCTGAACGTACTTGCAGATTTCAATCCCGTATTGCCCGAAAGTTATCAGAATACCGATTATTTATTTTTGGGAAATGTTGCACCTGCAATTCAAAAATCCGTCATTCAGCAATTGAAGCAAAGACCGAAATTAATCTTGCTCGACACAATGAATTTCTGGATGGAAATTGCGCTGCACGATTTGCTCGAAGTGCTTACGATGATTGACATTCTCGTCATCAACGATGGCGAAGCGCGGCAGCTTGCCAATGAATATTCTCTCGTAAAAGCCGCGAAAAAAATATTGACAATGGGACCAAAGTATCTCGTGATTAAAAAAGGCGAACACGGCGCATTGCTCTTTTATGATAAAGAGGTGTTCTTCGCTCCTGCCCTTCCTTTGGAAGATGTTTTTGACCCGACAGGTGCAGGCGATGCTTTTGCCGGAGGCTTCATCGGTCATCTTGCAAAAACAGACGATATTTCTTTTGAAAGTATGAAAACAGCCATTATCATGGGTTCGGTTACGGCAAGTTTTTGCGTGGAAAAATTAGGAACAGAAAGATTGCGCAGTATTACAAAACAAGATATTGAAACGAGAATGAAAGAGTTTGTGGGCTTAACTAAATTTTCAGTTTATTAA
- a CDS encoding SRPBCC family protein: MKAVKNFIYAFETSKTSEEVFQLLLNVEKWWFGLYEETINGASQKLNDEFTFHAGGGAHYSKQKLMELVPNAKIVWLVTDSKFTFVGDEKEWVGTKICFDIIPEGKKTKVVFTHEGLTPEMECYKDCSFGWTSYLDKLKRELQ, translated from the coding sequence ATGAAAGCAGTTAAAAATTTTATTTACGCATTTGAAACTTCAAAGACGTCCGAGGAAGTTTTTCAATTATTATTGAATGTTGAAAAATGGTGGTTCGGTTTGTACGAAGAAACGATAAACGGCGCAAGCCAAAAACTGAATGATGAATTTACTTTCCATGCAGGCGGCGGTGCTCATTATTCAAAACAAAAATTAATGGAGCTTGTTCCCAATGCAAAAATTGTTTGGCTTGTTACAGATAGTAAATTCACTTTTGTCGGCGATGAAAAAGAGTGGGTTGGTACTAAAATTTGTTTTGATATTATTCCCGAAGGAAAAAAGACTAAAGTTGTTTTTACTCATGAAGGCTTAACGCCCGAAATGGAATGTTACAAAGATTGTTCTTTCGGCTGGACGAGTTATTTGGACAAACTGAAAAGAGAATTACAATAA
- a CDS encoding GlxA family transcriptional regulator: protein MKHITILVPDGQNNLSSIVGAYKIFTRANAYWKENNKRELYKIELAGISKKVDFYDGLFTVNPHTNISRIAKTNLIVIPSLNHNYQQTVKINKPLIEWIEQQYKNGAEVASICTGAFLLASSGLLNEKTCSTHWSAADNFKSMFPKVHLQTDKLITDEGGIYTNGGAYSFLNLIIYLVEKYFDRQTAIFCSKVFQIEMDRQSQSAFIIFKGQKQHDDEIVKKAQLFIENHIDEKISFENLSSQLAIGRRNFDRRFIKATGNTPLEYAQRVKIEAAKKAFESSRKNIGEVMYEVGYSDAKAFREVFRKITGLSPLEYRSRYNKEAAI from the coding sequence ATGAAACATATAACCATATTGGTTCCTGACGGGCAGAATAATTTAAGCAGCATCGTAGGCGCATACAAGATATTTACACGAGCCAATGCGTATTGGAAAGAAAATAATAAGAGAGAATTGTATAAAATAGAATTAGCCGGCATTTCAAAAAAGGTTGATTTTTATGACGGTTTGTTTACGGTAAATCCGCACACAAATATTTCCCGTATAGCTAAAACTAATCTTATCGTTATTCCATCTCTAAATCACAATTATCAGCAAACAGTAAAGATAAACAAGCCGTTGATTGAATGGATTGAACAACAATACAAAAACGGTGCAGAAGTGGCAAGCATCTGCACCGGCGCTTTTTTGCTTGCTTCGTCCGGTTTGCTGAACGAGAAAACCTGTTCTACACATTGGTCTGCTGCAGATAATTTCAAAAGCATGTTTCCCAAAGTCCATTTACAAACCGACAAATTGATTACCGATGAAGGCGGCATTTATACAAATGGCGGCGCATATTCTTTTCTCAACCTGATTATTTATCTGGTAGAAAAATATTTCGACAGGCAAACTGCAATCTTTTGTTCTAAAGTATTTCAGATTGAAATGGACAGGCAAAGCCAGTCGGCATTTATTATATTCAAAGGTCAAAAACAGCATGACGATGAAATAGTGAAGAAAGCACAACTTTTTATCGAAAACCATATTGACGAAAAAATATCTTTTGAAAACCTGTCTTCTCAACTCGCCATCGGTAGACGGAACTTTGACAGAAGATTTATTAAGGCTACAGGCAATACGCCTTTAGAATATGCGCAAAGGGTAAAAATAGAAGCTGCAAAAAAAGCCTTTGAATCCAGCCGTAAAAACATTGGCGAAGTAATGTATGAAGTCGGCTATTCAGATGCAAAAGCATTTCGCGAAGTGTTTCGCAAAATCACAGGATTGTCTCCATTGGAATATAGAAGCAGATATAACAAAGAAGCTGCTATATAG
- a CDS encoding glycoside hydrolase family 31 protein encodes MHKKFSIALCAAVLTGSLFAQNNQPKDSKVFWSENFKSGKLPDGWKNVDEYNKGAEWIVTDQPFPGSYQYQQQAPPIASKSRGAYLTYQPGYLVDEDQASWVKKHEYPDAYIQTTAINCADKNSVVLKFQQTFRYNNFNAEKNAGLYVGISTDSGKTWHDINVMEKEPASTDMLVPLKEEINISQYAAHQTNVMLRFYWRGYYSWYWMIDDIELAEAYQNDVAITRLLSHSEEDNDFKKNDRLVVQLKNTGSETISSNFTVKANVDDKELSATVDASTHPLKSGETVDVTFPAMDLTNKPVHKVHFKTNLDNDERKDNNELWLTLNAKESSIGNISAFKKDNAHEFTFTSGPSKIKLIFYSNDIFRLWLTPDGEFTNPADSEIVVDYSIKNPQVNFSDAGDYYKFQTPDCVVRAYKNPLRFGLYDKTNTKEIWQESKSLQFGAHTIQTMVRQPNEYFYGGGMQNGYFSHRGKTILIEKGGGWDDGGRANPAPFYMSTAGYGAFRNTFDIGKYAFLDTLSFSHNENRFDCFYFYGPSLKNILNEYTETTGRPFMIPRWGLSLGDANCYNRGAKKSNQQMNVGSHTTGHNGTTPDVINIVADKYIENNMPRGWILPNDGYGCGYTDLDSTVKELHKRGFWTGLWTGNGVEQIAKEVGQYGTRLCKLDVAWVGPGYKFGLDGCRTAYEGIENNSNARGFIWSVMGWAGTQRYSTIWSGDQYGGNWEYIRFHIPTVIGSGLSGFNYATGDVDGIFGGKDTTYVRDLEWKSFTPVFMVMSGWAKKDKQPYIYGEPYTSINRKYLELKMRMTPYMYTLCADAHETGVPAVRGMVLEFPKDSVTWGTATQYQFMYGSSLLVAPVYEAGETRDSIYLPKGEWFDYFTGDKYNGNQWLRHFDAPLDKLPVFVKTGAIIPLYPAMNYDAERRADTLTLDIYPSGKSSFNMYEDDGITRDYQKGGFARTLIESSVASDATSITINAAKGNYNGKYLQRYYTLLVHGNKTPKAVYLNGKKINSFSFDANDKHGIIHIQTNALSTATTQKIVLKF; translated from the coding sequence ATGCACAAAAAATTTTCAATTGCATTATGCGCAGCGGTTTTAACAGGTTCTCTTTTTGCACAAAATAATCAGCCGAAAGATTCAAAAGTTTTCTGGAGCGAAAATTTTAAATCGGGAAAATTGCCCGACGGATGGAAAAATGTGGATGAATATAACAAAGGTGCAGAGTGGATTGTAACTGACCAGCCGTTTCCCGGTTCGTACCAATATCAGCAGCAAGCACCGCCAATTGCATCCAAAAGCCGTGGCGCGTATTTGACTTATCAGCCGGGTTATTTGGTGGATGAAGACCAAGCATCTTGGGTAAAGAAACATGAATATCCAGATGCGTATATACAAACAACCGCAATCAATTGTGCCGATAAAAATTCTGTTGTTTTAAAATTCCAGCAAACATTTCGCTACAACAATTTTAATGCAGAAAAAAATGCAGGCTTGTATGTCGGCATCAGCACAGACAGCGGAAAAACCTGGCACGATATAAACGTGATGGAAAAGGAACCTGCATCTACCGATATGCTTGTACCGTTGAAAGAAGAAATCAATATTTCGCAATACGCCGCGCATCAGACGAATGTCATGTTGCGTTTTTACTGGCGCGGTTATTATAGTTGGTATTGGATGATTGATGATATTGAACTTGCCGAGGCATATCAAAACGATGTTGCGATTACGCGTCTGCTTTCACACAGCGAAGAAGATAACGATTTTAAAAAGAATGACCGGTTAGTTGTACAACTAAAAAATACGGGAAGTGAAACTATCTCCAGCAATTTTACCGTAAAGGCAAATGTTGATGATAAAGAACTAAGTGCAACTGTTGATGCAAGTACACATCCGCTTAAGTCGGGCGAAACGGTTGATGTAACTTTTCCGGCGATGGATTTGACCAACAAGCCTGTTCACAAAGTTCACTTTAAAACCAATTTGGATAATGATGAACGAAAAGATAACAACGAGCTTTGGCTCACATTGAATGCAAAAGAATCATCTATCGGAAATATTTCTGCTTTCAAGAAAGACAATGCACATGAATTTACTTTTACATCGGGTCCTTCAAAAATCAAACTCATTTTTTATTCCAACGATATTTTTCGTTTGTGGCTCACGCCCGACGGCGAGTTTACCAATCCCGCGGACAGCGAAATTGTGGTGGATTATTCCATCAAAAATCCGCAGGTAAATTTTTCCGATGCAGGCGATTATTACAAATTTCAAACTCCCGACTGCGTTGTTCGTGCTTACAAAAATCCCTTGCGTTTCGGTTTGTACGATAAAACAAATACCAAAGAAATATGGCAGGAAAGCAAATCGTTGCAATTTGGTGCACACACCATTCAGACAATGGTTCGCCAGCCCAATGAATATTTTTACGGCGGCGGTATGCAGAACGGATATTTTTCGCATCGCGGAAAAACAATTCTGATTGAAAAAGGCGGCGGCTGGGATGATGGCGGACGCGCTAATCCTGCACCGTTTTATATGAGTACGGCGGGTTACGGCGCATTCAGAAATACATTTGATATTGGCAAATATGCGTTCCTCGACACACTCAGTTTTTCGCACAATGAAAACCGTTTTGATTGCTTTTATTTTTACGGACCATCGTTGAAAAATATTTTAAACGAATACACGGAAACAACAGGTCGTCCATTTATGATTCCGCGTTGGGGCTTGAGTTTGGGAGACGCCAACTGTTATAATCGCGGCGCAAAAAAATCCAACCAGCAGATGAATGTTGGCTCTCACACCACAGGTCATAACGGAACTACACCGGATGTTATTAACATAGTTGCCGACAAATATATTGAGAACAATATGCCCCGCGGATGGATTTTGCCAAACGACGGTTACGGTTGCGGCTACACCGATTTGGATTCAACCGTAAAAGAATTACACAAGCGCGGCTTCTGGACAGGCTTGTGGACGGGCAACGGCGTTGAACAAATTGCAAAAGAAGTCGGGCAATACGGAACAAGATTGTGTAAGCTCGATGTGGCCTGGGTTGGTCCCGGCTACAAATTCGGATTGGACGGATGTCGCACAGCTTATGAAGGAATCGAAAACAATTCTAATGCACGCGGCTTTATCTGGAGCGTGATGGGCTGGGCAGGAACGCAGCGTTATTCAACCATTTGGAGCGGCGACCAATACGGCGGAAACTGGGAATATATTCGTTTTCATATCCCAACTGTGATTGGTTCCGGCTTATCCGGATTTAATTATGCAACAGGCGATGTGGACGGTATTTTCGGCGGAAAAGATACCACGTATGTACGCGACCTTGAATGGAAATCTTTTACGCCTGTATTTATGGTTATGAGCGGCTGGGCAAAGAAAGATAAGCAGCCATATATTTACGGCGAGCCTTATACATCTATCAACAGAAAATATCTTGAACTGAAAATGCGCATGACGCCTTATATGTACACACTCTGCGCAGATGCGCATGAGACGGGCGTTCCGGCGGTTCGCGGCATGGTATTGGAATTTCCGAAAGATTCTGTTACGTGGGGAACAGCTACACAATATCAGTTTATGTATGGTTCATCGCTGTTGGTTGCGCCGGTGTATGAAGCAGGCGAAACACGCGACAGCATTTATCTGCCAAAAGGTGAATGGTTCGATTATTTTACGGGCGATAAATACAACGGCAATCAATGGTTGCGCCACTTTGATGCACCTTTGGACAAGTTGCCTGTATTCGTAAAAACGGGTGCGATTATTCCGCTCTATCCTGCAATGAATTATGATGCGGAAAGAAGAGCAGATACTTTAACGTTGGACATTTATCCTTCGGGAAAATCGTCTTTCAATATGTATGAAGATGACGGCATTACACGCGATTACCAAAAAGGCGGATTTGCTCGAACCCTAATAGAATCAAGCGTTGCGAGCGATGCAACAAGCATTACCATTAATGCTGCCAAAGGAAATTATAACGGAAAATATTTGCAGCGTTATTACACATTGTTGGTTCATGGTAATAAAACGCCGAAAGCCGTTTACCTCAACGGCAAGAAAATAAATTCATTCTCTTTCGATGCAAACGATAAGCATGGAATAATTCATATTCAAACAAATGCTTTAAGTACAGCAACAACACAAAAGATAGTTTTGAAGTTTTAG
- a CDS encoding c-type cytochrome, translated as MKKYIVLFGTVLTMAFAACGGGNSSAKDASGTATSTADDISKNSDYKKGLDLISKSDCLTCHNVTGQGTGPAYTDVANKYDSTDIDMLAKKIISGGSGHWGTVPMVPHPTLSLDDAKQIVKYILLLKSK; from the coding sequence ATGAAAAAGTATATCGTTCTGTTCGGCACAGTACTTACAATGGCTTTTGCGGCTTGCGGCGGAGGCAATAGTTCAGCCAAAGACGCATCGGGTACGGCAACTTCTACTGCCGATGACATTTCTAAAAATTCGGATTACAAGAAAGGTTTGGATTTAATTTCAAAAAGTGATTGTCTCACTTGTCATAATGTAACAGGGCAGGGAACCGGACCTGCATACACCGATGTGGCAAATAAATATGACAGCACAGACATCGATATGCTGGCAAAAAAAATCATCAGCGGTGGGAGCGGGCATTGGGGAACCGTACCCATGGTGCCGCATCCGACTTTATCGCTGGACGATGCAAAGCAAATAGTAAAATATATTCTGTTGTTGAAGAGTAAATAA
- a CDS encoding SnoaL-like domain-containing protein yields MTVQQVAARFNELAKEEKWFDIQDELFAENVKSIDPENSPYLGYAEGKANVRKKGEDWVKRITAGHHFHTTEPVMAGNYFAVGREMDFTVDGFGRIQINEIMLYEVKDGKIISEQFFY; encoded by the coding sequence ATGACAGTACAACAAGTTGCAGCACGGTTTAATGAACTTGCAAAAGAAGAAAAATGGTTTGACATCCAGGACGAACTTTTTGCAGAAAATGTGAAAAGCATTGACCCTGAAAATTCTCCATATCTCGGCTATGCAGAAGGTAAAGCGAATGTTCGCAAGAAAGGCGAAGATTGGGTAAAGCGTATCACAGCAGGGCATCATTTTCATACGACAGAACCTGTGATGGCAGGCAATTATTTTGCTGTTGGAAGAGAAATGGATTTTACCGTTGATGGTTTTGGAAGAATACAGATTAATGAAATAATGCTGTACGAAGTGAAAGACGGGAAAATTATTTCGGAACAGTTTTTTTATTAA